From the genome of Candidatus Dormiibacterota bacterium, one region includes:
- a CDS encoding ABC transporter ATP-binding protein, with protein sequence MNGEAIPPAILDVDHVTKRFGGLTAVDDVSFSISRGQIFSLIGPNGAGKTTLFNTITGMYRATAGSIVFQGREITGLKPYKIAELGIARTFQQIRLFAYMSALDNVRIGEHPRMHARIWDALFKTRRARREEATVTERALELLDFVGIRPQAHNYARNLPYGHQRRLEIARALASNPQLLLLDEPAAGANPQEKRDLMALVQKVRDQGVTVLLIEHDMKVVMGISDWIVVLDYGEKIAEGKPQDVRSNPRVIEAYLGKSA encoded by the coding sequence TTGAACGGCGAAGCCATCCCACCCGCTATCCTCGACGTCGACCACGTGACCAAGCGCTTCGGCGGCCTGACGGCCGTCGATGATGTGAGCTTCTCGATCAGTCGAGGCCAGATCTTCTCGTTGATCGGCCCGAACGGCGCCGGCAAGACCACCTTGTTCAACACGATTACTGGGATGTACCGCGCAACCGCCGGCAGCATCGTGTTTCAGGGTCGTGAGATCACCGGACTCAAGCCGTACAAAATTGCCGAACTCGGAATCGCCCGGACCTTTCAGCAAATCCGACTCTTCGCCTACATGTCGGCGCTCGACAACGTACGCATTGGCGAGCACCCCAGGATGCACGCAAGGATCTGGGACGCCTTGTTCAAGACCAGAAGGGCGCGACGCGAGGAAGCGACCGTCACCGAGCGGGCCCTCGAGCTGCTGGACTTCGTCGGGATCAGGCCACAGGCGCACAACTATGCGCGCAACCTCCCCTATGGACACCAGCGCCGGCTGGAAATCGCCCGCGCGCTGGCGAGCAACCCCCAGCTGCTGCTCCTCGACGAACCAGCCGCCGGCGCCAATCCCCAGGAGAAACGCGACCTGATGGCCCTGGTGCAAAAGGTGCGCGACCAGGGGGTGACCGTCCTGCTGATCGAACACGACATGAAGGTCGTCATGGGCATCTCAGACTGGATCGTCGTCCTCGACTACGGAGAGAAGATCGCGGAGGGCAAGCCTCAGGACGTCCGCAGCAACCCGCGGGTCATCGAGGCGTACCTAGGGAAGAGCGCGTGA
- a CDS encoding branched-chain amino acid ABC transporter permease, whose protein sequence is MATVAAALKGTRTALRGALGSWLFVGGVAVVVIFLLLPKAVADPSSFLQIVIYGTADGAIFALIALGYTMVYGIIELINFAHGDIFTLGYFIAIPLIGAFGLSEGRSFSVAVVLILVLVTAIVMIIDGGINIAIERIAYRPLRSAPRLAILITAVGVSFILEGVMYVWRGANNVHFPDLLPNTRFALFGASLSIKDLIVIGSAGILVTLLNIFTTQSKLGKAMRATAQDREAAQLMGININRTIAATFFIGAALAAAGGIIFGLYFNNIRFDEGFVAGLFAFTAAVFGGIGNIQGAALGGLFIGLVQAFSNAYFQAALTDVWVFAILILVLVFRPSGLLGMQVPEK, encoded by the coding sequence TTGGCAACAGTAGCTGCGGCGCTGAAGGGAACCCGAACCGCGCTCAGGGGCGCGCTCGGAAGCTGGCTCTTCGTCGGCGGAGTCGCCGTCGTGGTCATCTTCCTGCTCCTTCCCAAGGCCGTCGCCGATCCGAGCTCGTTCCTCCAAATCGTGATCTACGGAACGGCGGATGGGGCCATCTTTGCCTTGATTGCGCTCGGCTACACGATGGTGTACGGCATCATCGAATTGATCAACTTTGCGCATGGCGACATCTTCACGCTCGGGTACTTCATCGCGATCCCGTTGATTGGGGCTTTCGGCCTTAGCGAGGGCAGGTCATTCTCGGTCGCCGTTGTCTTGATTCTTGTGCTCGTGACGGCCATCGTCATGATCATCGATGGCGGAATCAATATCGCGATCGAGCGGATCGCCTATCGTCCACTTCGTAGTGCCCCGCGGCTTGCGATCTTGATTACGGCCGTCGGTGTGTCGTTCATCCTCGAGGGTGTTATGTACGTGTGGCGCGGCGCCAACAACGTGCACTTTCCCGACCTGCTACCCAACACGCGTTTTGCGCTGTTTGGCGCATCGCTCAGCATCAAAGATCTAATCGTCATCGGCAGCGCCGGCATCCTGGTCACGCTCCTCAACATCTTCACCACCCAGTCGAAGCTTGGCAAGGCCATGCGGGCAACGGCCCAGGATCGCGAGGCCGCCCAGTTGATGGGCATCAATATCAACCGCACCATCGCCGCCACCTTCTTCATCGGCGCCGCTCTGGCCGCGGCAGGGGGCATCATCTTCGGGTTGTACTTCAACAACATTCGCTTCGACGAGGGCTTCGTCGCCGGTCTCTTCGCGTTCACGGCGGCCGTGTTCGGCGGCATAGGGAACATCCAGGGGGCAGCCCTTGGGGGGTTGTTCATCGGGCTGGTGCAGGCATTCTCCAACGCCTACTTTCAGGCGGCCCTCACCGACGTCTGGGTCTTCGCCATCTTGATCCTTGTCCTGGTCTTTCGGCCGTCTGGGCTGCTCGGCATGCAAGTTCCGGAGAAATGA
- a CDS encoding branched-chain amino acid ABC transporter substrate-binding protein has product MRLPKLLAGLAVVSLALAACGTSTSGGTANKGTIKIGVDLPESGAETSNGIPTLNGVKFAVDQLKTVEGFTLEVFNLDDAVNGVHDPQKGTQNVQQFVDDTKVLGMIGPFNSNVARAELKVTNQAHLVQISPANTNQCLTKDIYIPQSLSGVPDVDCKAAGYPFPKDLRPTGTNNYFRVATTDDYQGPAMSDYLYNTLKITKVAVASDAEAYGKGIADTFSIRFVKDGGTIVKRQDFPNASKVSDFKTFLRPAAAGGAQAVYFGGTDSNNACVVRNQMKGIFPDSAPFLGGDGIVTGQCIKDAAATAVGMYGTVATVAAEKVSGSQATIDAFKKANPDASAYGAYTMPAYDATKILVAAIGRAIKANSGNMPSRQQVLDQMYKTDYTGVLGHTSFDTRGDTTNKVITIYAVKDASKGWDVDSAVDLSKSA; this is encoded by the coding sequence ATGAGACTGCCTAAGTTGCTCGCCGGGCTTGCCGTAGTCAGCCTGGCGCTCGCAGCGTGCGGGACGTCGACGAGCGGCGGCACCGCCAACAAGGGGACGATCAAGATCGGTGTCGATTTGCCGGAGTCAGGGGCGGAAACGTCGAACGGCATCCCAACCCTGAACGGCGTCAAGTTCGCGGTCGACCAGCTGAAGACGGTCGAGGGTTTCACCCTGGAGGTCTTCAACCTGGATGACGCCGTCAACGGCGTCCACGACCCGCAGAAGGGCACGCAGAACGTCCAGCAATTCGTCGACGACACCAAGGTGCTGGGCATGATCGGGCCGTTCAACTCAAACGTGGCGCGCGCCGAGCTCAAAGTCACCAACCAGGCACACCTGGTCCAGATCAGCCCGGCCAACACCAACCAGTGCCTGACCAAGGACATCTACATTCCCCAGTCCCTCAGCGGGGTGCCGGACGTGGACTGCAAGGCAGCCGGCTATCCCTTCCCCAAGGATCTGCGCCCAACCGGAACCAATAACTACTTCCGGGTCGCCACGACCGACGACTACCAGGGTCCCGCGATGTCGGACTATCTCTACAACACGTTGAAGATCACCAAGGTCGCCGTGGCGTCCGATGCCGAGGCCTATGGCAAGGGCATCGCCGACACTTTCAGCATCCGCTTCGTGAAGGACGGCGGGACGATCGTCAAGCGGCAGGACTTCCCGAACGCCTCCAAGGTCAGTGACTTCAAGACCTTCCTCCGCCCGGCGGCGGCAGGAGGCGCCCAGGCGGTTTACTTCGGCGGTACGGACAGCAACAATGCCTGTGTCGTCCGTAATCAGATGAAAGGGATCTTCCCGGACAGCGCGCCCTTCCTCGGTGGGGACGGCATCGTAACCGGCCAGTGCATCAAGGACGCTGCCGCGACGGCGGTCGGCATGTACGGCACCGTGGCGACGGTCGCCGCCGAGAAGGTTTCCGGATCACAGGCCACCATCGATGCCTTCAAGAAGGCGAATCCAGACGCAAGCGCGTACGGCGCCTACACCATGCCGGCCTATGACGCCACCAAGATCCTGGTGGCGGCCATTGGACGGGCGATCAAAGCCAACAGCGGCAACATGCCGAGCCGCCAGCAGGTCCTCGACCAGATGTACAAGACCGACTACACGGGTGTTCTCGGGCATACGAGCTTCGATACCAGGGGGGACACCACCAACAAAGTCATCACGATTTACGCCGTCAAGGACGCCAGCAAGGGCTGGGACGTCGACAGCGCGGTCGACTTGTCAAAAAGCGCCTAA
- a CDS encoding tetratricopeptide repeat protein, translated as MAEFAERIKPRAQYVDEAIELALANRWVEAVQVNRGIMDRFGPDEDTLNRLGKAYTELGQLTEATDAYKGTLKMNPVNPIAVKNLSKLQGLRGGQPVPTSKAKVDVDAFIEETGKTSLTALHVHAEGDPCSKVAGGDPVKLIVAGDTMNVETSRGIYLGHLEHALGRRLIKFLEGGNRYSGAVATCDGGAVKIIVRETYQDPKFFGRPSFPIKRGRDEFRPYAKESLLTRNADVEETEEDGEEPAEELDGMHTVESADDEVEVPEADEDSRKEDVY; from the coding sequence ATGGCCGAATTCGCAGAGCGCATCAAACCAAGGGCTCAGTATGTCGACGAGGCGATCGAGCTCGCCCTCGCGAACCGTTGGGTCGAGGCCGTTCAGGTCAACCGGGGCATCATGGACCGGTTTGGCCCGGACGAGGACACCCTGAACCGCCTGGGCAAGGCCTACACCGAGCTCGGCCAGCTCACCGAGGCCACCGATGCCTACAAGGGCACCCTGAAGATGAATCCGGTCAACCCGATCGCCGTCAAGAACCTGAGCAAGCTGCAGGGGCTGCGCGGCGGGCAGCCGGTCCCCACCTCCAAGGCCAAGGTCGACGTCGACGCCTTCATCGAGGAGACCGGCAAAACCTCGCTGACGGCGCTCCACGTCCATGCCGAGGGTGACCCCTGCAGCAAGGTTGCCGGCGGCGACCCGGTCAAGTTGATCGTGGCCGGGGACACCATGAACGTCGAGACGTCGCGTGGTATCTACCTTGGCCACCTGGAGCATGCCCTGGGGCGCCGGTTGATCAAGTTCCTGGAGGGCGGAAACCGCTACTCCGGAGCGGTCGCCACCTGTGACGGCGGCGCCGTCAAGATCATCGTCCGGGAGACCTACCAGGACCCGAAGTTCTTCGGACGCCCGTCCTTCCCCATCAAGAGGGGGCGTGACGAGTTCCGGCCCTACGCCAAGGAGTCGCTGCTTACCCGGAACGCCGACGTCGAGGAAACCGAGGAAGATGGTGAGGAGCCGGCCGAAGAGCTGGACGGCATGCACACGGTGGAGTCGGCCGACGACGAGGTGGAAGTCCCCGAGGCCGACGAAGACAGCCGCAAAGAAGACGTCTACTGA
- a CDS encoding amino acid ABC transporter ATP-binding protein — MSPTPMVQAEAVHKSFGRLEVLRGIDLEVSPGEVLCMIGPSGSGKSTFLRCINHLEKIDCGRLSVDGELVGYRERGDKLYELPDAEVCKKRSEIGMVFQRFNLFPHKTALDNVIEAPIRVKKESRTVAVERARKLLERVGLVDKVDVYPNQLSGGQQQRVAIARALAMQPKLMLFDEPTSALDPELVGDVLDVMRGLADDGMTMVVVTHEMGFAREVGDSLVFMDGGVIVEAGKPRDVLATPQQERTRAFLSKVL; from the coding sequence ATGAGTCCTACGCCCATGGTCCAGGCTGAAGCGGTGCACAAGAGCTTTGGCCGGCTCGAGGTGCTTCGCGGCATTGACCTCGAAGTCTCCCCCGGGGAGGTGTTGTGCATGATCGGCCCCTCCGGCTCGGGCAAGAGCACGTTCCTCCGCTGCATCAATCACCTGGAGAAGATCGATTGCGGCCGGCTGTCGGTCGACGGCGAACTCGTCGGCTACCGGGAACGAGGTGACAAGCTCTACGAGCTTCCGGACGCCGAGGTCTGCAAAAAGCGCTCGGAGATCGGCATGGTCTTCCAGCGCTTCAATCTCTTCCCTCACAAGACCGCCCTGGACAACGTGATCGAGGCGCCCATCCGGGTGAAGAAGGAAAGCCGCACGGTCGCCGTCGAGCGGGCGCGCAAACTGCTCGAGCGGGTCGGCTTGGTGGACAAAGTCGACGTCTATCCGAACCAACTCTCCGGTGGCCAGCAGCAGCGAGTGGCGATCGCGCGCGCCCTGGCGATGCAGCCGAAGCTGATGCTTTTCGACGAACCCACCTCCGCACTGGACCCGGAGCTGGTCGGGGACGTGCTCGACGTCATGCGTGGCCTGGCCGACGATGGCATGACGATGGTCGTCGTGACCCACGAGATGGGCTTCGCCCGCGAGGTGGGCGACAGCCTGGTGTTCATGGACGGCGGCGTCATCGTCGAAGCCGGCAAGCCCCGCGACGTGCTCGCGACCCCGCAGCAAGAGCGCACGCGCGCCTTTCTGTCTAAGGTTCTCTAG
- a CDS encoding amino acid ABC transporter permease, whose protein sequence is MPDAVTQRPAAIEAVPVRHVGRWVAAVVVLAIAAEIVFTLATAPNLKWSVVGHYLSHRLILRGIVTTLELTVLAMLIGIVLGVLLAVMRLSPNPVMAWVSWVYIWLFRGTPVLVQIFFWFNLALVLPQIGIGIPFTSIHWQADTNTLVPAFMAATLGLGLNEAAYMAEIVRAGLISVDHGQTEAAQALGMPRSLVMRRIILPQAMRVIIPPTGNETISMLKTSSLAFVASVPELFTRSQQIASATFEVIELAIVASIWYLAMTSILTVGQYYLERYFARGSMRGLPPTPIQRFRRILFTFHAPPPPPMEMPVALPRGH, encoded by the coding sequence GTGCCTGATGCGGTAACGCAGCGTCCGGCGGCGATCGAGGCGGTCCCCGTTCGGCACGTCGGGCGCTGGGTGGCGGCCGTGGTCGTCCTGGCGATCGCCGCCGAAATCGTCTTCACGCTCGCCACCGCGCCGAACCTCAAGTGGAGCGTGGTGGGCCACTATCTCTCCCACCGGCTGATCCTGCGGGGAATCGTCACGACGCTGGAATTGACCGTCCTCGCGATGCTGATCGGGATCGTCCTGGGCGTGCTGCTCGCCGTCATGCGACTGTCGCCAAACCCGGTGATGGCGTGGGTGAGTTGGGTCTACATATGGCTCTTTCGCGGGACGCCCGTTCTGGTTCAGATCTTCTTCTGGTTCAACCTTGCCCTGGTCCTTCCACAAATCGGCATCGGGATCCCCTTCACCTCGATCCACTGGCAGGCGGACACCAACACGCTGGTTCCAGCGTTCATGGCCGCAACGCTAGGTCTCGGGTTGAACGAAGCGGCATACATGGCTGAGATCGTCCGCGCCGGCCTCATCTCCGTTGATCACGGCCAGACCGAGGCGGCCCAGGCGCTCGGCATGCCCCGGTCGCTCGTGATGCGGCGGATCATTCTTCCGCAGGCGATGCGCGTGATCATCCCACCGACGGGCAACGAAACGATCTCGATGCTCAAGACGTCGTCGCTCGCTTTTGTCGCGTCGGTTCCCGAGCTCTTCACGCGATCGCAGCAGATTGCCAGCGCCACCTTCGAGGTGATCGAGCTGGCGATCGTGGCCAGCATCTGGTACCTGGCAATGACGTCGATCCTGACGGTGGGCCAGTATTACCTGGAGCGGTACTTCGCCCGCGGCTCCATGCGCGGGCTACCGCCCACGCCGATCCAGCGGTTCCGACGGATCTTATTTACCTTCCATGCCCCGCCGCCGCCGCCGATGGAGATGCCCGTGGCTCTGCCCAGAGGGCACTGA
- a CDS encoding transporter substrate-binding domain-containing protein, with product MKRLPIILVTVAATLAACGGTSTAPAASSSGPTQVANIAAEVPAAIKAQGQLQIASDASYPPNELINPDTGAVQGWDIDFGSAICKVMGVDCKFTNVTFNDIIPQLKASNSRYAFSLSSWTPTQQREDGGIDFVTYYKAGEAWVVKTGGPTVGTAADMCGHTVSVQTGTTEEMDAWGFMGKQVGGTPIPNDKDNCATAGKQKITVSSFEKQTDVTSALLSGRVEIMWADQPVSDYAVKQNSSRLKLAGKPCSISPYGIAMIKESPLQRAITDAVKYLIDKGYYASILNTWGVKDGAITSSAVKLNDNNSIGDSCVPTY from the coding sequence ATGAAGCGTTTGCCAATCATTCTGGTCACGGTGGCCGCAACGCTCGCCGCCTGCGGCGGCACGTCGACCGCGCCGGCAGCCTCGAGCTCGGGCCCGACCCAGGTGGCGAACATTGCCGCCGAGGTTCCGGCCGCGATAAAGGCCCAGGGTCAGCTGCAGATCGCTTCGGATGCGAGCTATCCACCGAACGAGCTCATCAATCCGGACACCGGCGCCGTCCAGGGCTGGGACATCGATTTCGGCAGCGCCATCTGCAAAGTCATGGGCGTTGACTGTAAGTTCACCAACGTCACCTTCAACGACATCATCCCCCAGCTCAAGGCGAGCAACTCGCGCTACGCGTTCAGCCTGTCGAGCTGGACGCCGACACAGCAACGCGAGGACGGCGGCATCGATTTCGTCACCTACTACAAGGCCGGAGAGGCCTGGGTGGTGAAGACGGGTGGGCCCACGGTGGGCACGGCCGCCGACATGTGTGGCCACACCGTGTCGGTCCAGACCGGAACGACGGAGGAAATGGACGCCTGGGGCTTCATGGGAAAGCAGGTCGGCGGCACGCCCATCCCTAACGACAAGGACAACTGTGCGACCGCCGGCAAGCAGAAGATCACCGTGAGCAGCTTCGAAAAGCAGACCGACGTCACCTCCGCGCTGCTCTCGGGGCGGGTCGAGATCATGTGGGCCGATCAGCCGGTCAGCGACTACGCGGTGAAGCAAAACAGCTCGAGGCTGAAGCTCGCCGGCAAGCCCTGCAGCATCTCGCCCTACGGCATCGCGATGATCAAGGAAAGCCCGCTGCAGAGGGCGATCACGGACGCGGTCAAGTACCTGATCGACAAGGGCTACTACGCCAGTATCCTCAACACGTGGGGCGTAAAAGATGGGGCCATCACGAGCTCGGCCGTCAAGCTCAACGACAACAACTCCATCGGTGACAGCTGCGTGCCCACCTATTGA
- a CDS encoding DUF2087 domain-containing protein, producing MATADRNPAEETRKLRPFWREGRIIQWPARESRRRLVLAEVVRAFPLGKRMAEADVDAILREFWPDHCQLRRALVERELLNRKDGVYWRVG from the coding sequence GTGGCCACCGCCGATCGGAATCCGGCCGAGGAGACGCGCAAGCTGCGGCCCTTCTGGCGGGAAGGCCGGATCATCCAGTGGCCGGCTCGGGAAAGCCGCCGCCGCCTGGTCCTGGCTGAAGTGGTGCGCGCCTTCCCCCTGGGAAAACGGATGGCGGAGGCGGACGTCGACGCCATCCTCCGAGAGTTCTGGCCGGACCACTGCCAGCTCCGGCGCGCGCTTGTCGAGCGCGAGCTGCTGAACCGGAAAGATGGCGTCTACTGGCGCGTCGGCTAA
- a CDS encoding type III pantothenate kinase: MLLAIDLGNTNLTFGLFEGDQLRHDWRLATRRDSMPDELGLSMVQLMRQEGFDPKAVDAVVVASVVPPLNSSLVQAIERYFGREPLMVGPGIKTGLKIHYRDPKEVGADRIVAAMAAFKKYGGPLIIIDFGTGTTYDVVSKEGDYLGGAIAPGMGISVDALYERAARLQRVELKAPATVIGRTTAESMQAGIIFGFTAQVEGMVARIKKELGENPRVIATGGMAGLIAAETPVIELVDQRLMLEGLRMIHELNA; encoded by the coding sequence GTGTTGCTGGCGATCGACCTCGGGAACACGAACCTGACGTTCGGGCTCTTCGAGGGTGATCAACTCCGGCATGACTGGCGGCTTGCCACCCGCCGCGACAGCATGCCGGATGAGCTTGGCCTTTCGATGGTGCAGCTGATGCGCCAGGAGGGCTTCGATCCGAAGGCCGTGGACGCGGTCGTCGTCGCGAGCGTCGTCCCGCCGCTGAACAGCAGCCTGGTGCAGGCGATCGAACGCTATTTCGGTCGAGAGCCGCTGATGGTGGGCCCGGGGATCAAGACCGGCTTGAAGATCCATTACCGGGACCCCAAGGAAGTCGGCGCCGACCGCATCGTGGCCGCCATGGCCGCCTTCAAGAAATACGGCGGTCCGCTGATCATCATCGATTTCGGCACCGGGACGACCTACGACGTGGTCTCCAAGGAAGGCGACTACCTCGGTGGCGCGATCGCTCCCGGGATGGGCATCTCGGTCGACGCGCTCTACGAACGGGCCGCGCGGCTCCAGCGAGTCGAGCTGAAGGCGCCGGCCACGGTGATCGGGCGGACCACCGCCGAGAGCATGCAGGCCGGCATCATTTTCGGCTTCACCGCCCAGGTGGAGGGAATGGTGGCCCGCATCAAGAAGGAGCTTGGCGAGAACCCCCGCGTGATCGCGACCGGCGGGATGGCGGGATTGATTGCCGCCGAGACGCCGGTGATCGAGCTCGTCGATCAGCGGCTGATGCTGGAGGGACTCCGAATGATCCACGAGCTCAATGCCTGA
- the dusB gene encoding tRNA dihydrouridine synthase DusB, with translation MKIGPYTLVSPVYVAPMAGVTDAPFRKIAREFGAGLACTEMISSEALVRQHRESFRLMDLQWDQRPVSVQLMGGAPGVMAQAARMAEEAGANIIDINMGCPVPKVVKTSGGSSLLRDPDLASRVAEAVVGAVSVPVTAKIRLGWDFATRNYLEMATRLEATGIQGLAVHGRTRSQRYDPSADWMAIAQVKAAVKIPVAGSGDLRTADDAVRRIRESGVDAVMLGRGILGNLWLVRQTVARLTTGDSLPALSWIEQIELVRRHCDLVLEYYGPERGPRLLRKFIAWGLRGFRGAARLRTMVQSVASPADVTVVLDAALAIDPGPFSLDGEIEDAPVSREAA, from the coding sequence GTGAAAATCGGTCCCTACACGCTCGTCTCCCCGGTCTACGTCGCGCCCATGGCGGGCGTCACCGACGCGCCCTTCCGCAAGATCGCCCGCGAGTTCGGCGCCGGGCTGGCGTGCACCGAGATGATCAGCAGCGAGGCGCTCGTCCGCCAGCACCGCGAATCGTTCCGGCTGATGGACCTCCAGTGGGACCAGCGACCCGTTTCGGTCCAGCTGATGGGGGGCGCTCCGGGTGTGATGGCGCAGGCCGCTCGTATGGCGGAAGAAGCCGGCGCAAACATCATCGACATCAACATGGGGTGCCCGGTGCCCAAAGTCGTCAAAACCTCGGGCGGTTCGTCGCTGCTTCGCGATCCCGACCTCGCCTCCCGCGTCGCGGAAGCCGTGGTCGGTGCGGTGTCGGTGCCGGTGACGGCCAAGATCCGCCTCGGCTGGGACTTCGCCACGCGCAACTACCTCGAGATGGCGACACGGCTGGAGGCGACCGGCATCCAGGGCCTCGCTGTTCATGGCCGCACCCGCTCGCAGCGCTACGACCCGTCCGCCGACTGGATGGCGATCGCGCAGGTCAAGGCGGCGGTCAAGATCCCGGTAGCCGGCAGTGGCGATCTGCGAACGGCCGACGACGCCGTCCGGCGCATCCGCGAGTCCGGCGTCGACGCCGTGATGTTGGGCCGCGGCATCCTCGGCAACCTCTGGCTGGTGCGCCAGACCGTGGCTCGGCTCACGACCGGCGATTCGCTCCCCGCCCTCTCCTGGATCGAGCAGATCGAGTTGGTGCGGCGGCACTGCGACTTGGTGCTCGAGTATTACGGACCGGAACGTGGCCCGCGGCTGCTGCGCAAGTTCATTGCCTGGGGCCTTCGGGGCTTCCGGGGCGCAGCCCGGCTGCGGACGATGGTCCAGTCGGTCGCGAGTCCCGCGGATGTAACGGTTGTCCTCGATGCCGCGCTGGCGATCGATCCCGGCCCCTTCTCGCTCGACGGCGAGATCGAGGATGCTCCGGTATCCCGCGAAGCCGCCTGA
- a CDS encoding BsuPI-related putative proteinase inhibitor — translation MERIGLLLFALLLAGCGAQAAGPGPSPTPSPSGIVSGTNGPFYAVASPAQLAAGGTVHLTVTVTGPIDYEIGCVQTLHIWAEDSQRRQVWQQPVPAVMCMALGHKPLKAGETAIFTADWPTSSTLAPGSYTLHGLFLVVLPMGAAMRVRENLAPLTIQILS, via the coding sequence ATGGAACGTATTGGGCTGCTCCTGTTCGCACTCCTACTTGCCGGCTGTGGCGCACAGGCGGCCGGTCCGGGTCCAAGCCCGACGCCCAGCCCATCCGGGATCGTCTCCGGGACGAATGGCCCCTTCTACGCCGTCGCGTCGCCCGCCCAGCTGGCGGCCGGCGGTACCGTTCACCTGACGGTGACCGTGACTGGACCGATCGACTATGAGATCGGCTGCGTCCAGACCCTCCATATCTGGGCCGAGGACAGCCAGCGCCGGCAGGTCTGGCAGCAGCCGGTGCCGGCGGTCATGTGCATGGCCCTCGGCCACAAGCCGCTGAAGGCCGGCGAGACCGCCATCTTCACCGCGGATTGGCCGACGTCGAGCACGCTGGCGCCCGGTTCCTACACCCTCCACGGCCTCTTCCTGGTGGTGCTTCCGATGGGTGCCGCAATGCGGGTCCGGGAGAATCTGGCACCGCTGACGATCCAGATTCTGAGCTAG
- the greA gene encoding transcription elongation factor GreA, whose amino-acid sequence MASMENDKVVYLTQEGLNRLQAELEVLRNKRRPEVAERIRQAKEFGDINENAEYDDAKNEQGFVEGRILLLEKLVRNASIIEGKHVKGVVEVGSTVKVHDEYGDEAFTIVGSAEAEPSKGRISLESPVGKALLGKHVGDDVSVVTPGGSTKMLIIEVR is encoded by the coding sequence ATGGCTAGCATGGAAAACGACAAGGTCGTATACCTCACGCAGGAGGGTCTGAACCGCCTGCAGGCCGAGCTCGAGGTGCTTCGTAACAAGCGCCGTCCCGAGGTTGCCGAGCGCATCCGGCAGGCGAAGGAATTCGGCGACATCAACGAGAACGCCGAGTACGACGACGCCAAGAATGAGCAGGGTTTCGTCGAAGGCCGGATCCTACTGCTCGAGAAACTGGTGCGGAACGCCAGCATCATCGAAGGCAAGCACGTCAAAGGTGTCGTCGAGGTCGGCTCGACGGTGAAGGTCCACGACGAATACGGCGACGAGGCCTTCACGATCGTCGGCTCCGCCGAGGCGGAACCGAGCAAGGGTCGGATCTCGCTCGAGTCGCCGGTCGGCAAGGCGCTCCTTGGCAAGCACGTCGGCGACGACGTTTCGGTCGTCACGCCCGGCGGCTCGACCAAGATGCTGATCATCGAGGTCCGCTAG